Proteins from one Bradyrhizobium roseum genomic window:
- a CDS encoding FAD assembly factor SdhE: MTGTTRSSGGLDDRRKRLLFRCWHRGTREMDLILGRFADAEISTLRDDELADLEQLIELPDPDLSAALIGDAPLDPEYATALFHRIKSFRAVDRDA; the protein is encoded by the coding sequence ATGACGGGTACGACACGGTCGAGCGGCGGCCTCGACGACCGCCGCAAGCGGCTTTTGTTCCGCTGCTGGCATCGCGGTACCCGCGAGATGGATCTTATCCTCGGCCGCTTTGCGGATGCAGAGATATCGACCCTGCGCGATGATGAACTGGCCGATCTCGAGCAACTGATCGAGCTGCCCGATCCCGATCTCTCTGCCGCGTTGATCGGCGACGCGCCGCTTGATCCGGAATACGCGACCGCGCTGTTCCACCGCATCAAGTCGTTTCGCGCCGTGGACCGCGACGCATGA
- the mfd gene encoding transcription-repair coupling factor gives MKAPVKSPATLLAPGRALTFANVAEGAEGLVVSDLARAVAARPKPPAVSLAVVCRDGPRMQQLARALEFFAPDLPVMQFPAWDCQPYDRVSPHGGILAQRLTTLARLSRLTGSDKPLIVLTTVNAIVQRVPAREVVAAQALSVAPGHVVPMDSIVAWLEHNGYNRSSTVREPGEYAVRGGILDLFPAGLDQPVRFDFFGDSLESIRTFDAETQRTLLGMRALDLVPVSEFQLVTETIRRFRMGYVATFGAPQRDDLLYEAVSEGRRHPGIEHWLPLFQERMDTLFDYLDGAPVAIEPQGEDAARERFKQIQDYYEARREALDHPGSGAIYKPLPPDRLYLTESEWTERLAEAAVARLTPFAVPDDSTDVFDAGARQGRNFTPERADTSVNVFEAVVAHVQALQAQRKKVVITLWSEGSRDRMDSMLRDHKLANLTSVNAWRTVQATPRNETMLAVVGMESGFETDEFAVISEQDILGDRLVRPRKSSRKLDNFISEVTSLATGDLVVHVEHGIGRFVGLQTIEVGGAPHDCLELRYAAETKLFLPVENIELLSRYGSDGANVELDRLGGGGWQARKAKLKNRIREIAGELIKIAAERQLHEAPKMPVQPHVYDEFCARFPYEETEDQLGAITSTLKDLESGRPMDRLICGDVGFGKTEVALRAAFAVALDGKQVAVVVPTTLLARQHSKNFAERFRGFPVNVAQASRLIPAKELTQVKKGLTDGQVDIVVGTHALLGKSIKFRDLGLLIVDEEQHFGVSAKERLKQLRAQVHVLTLSATPIPRTLQLALTGVRDLSIIATPPVDRLAVRTFVAPHDPLMIREALLRERYRGGQAFYVVPRIEDLASVKDFLDKNVPEMKVAVAHGQMAPTVIEDIMSAFYDGKYDILLSTTIIESGLDIPTANTLIVHRADMFGLAQLYQLRGRVGRSKLRAYALFTLPAQQKITAQAERRLKVLQSLETLGAGFQLASHDLDIRGAGNLLGEEQSGHIKEVGFELYQSMLEEAILNLKAGVTEPAADRWSPQITIGMPVLIPEDYVNDLAVRLSLYRRLADLETDEEIDNFAAEMRDRFGVLPDEVRYLFKVAAIKAYCRRANVEKVDAGPKGAVITFRDNKFAQPDRLVFFIRQHGQAAKVRPDMKVVFLQVWKTPEERLMGTTEILRQLANLAESKKAA, from the coding sequence ATGAAGGCGCCGGTCAAATCGCCCGCAACGCTGCTGGCTCCCGGCCGCGCGCTGACCTTCGCCAACGTTGCCGAAGGCGCCGAGGGACTGGTCGTCTCCGATCTGGCGCGCGCGGTGGCGGCACGGCCGAAACCGCCCGCCGTGAGTCTGGCCGTGGTCTGCCGCGACGGCCCGCGCATGCAGCAGCTGGCGCGGGCGCTGGAATTCTTCGCGCCCGATCTGCCGGTGATGCAGTTTCCGGCCTGGGACTGCCAGCCCTATGACCGGGTGTCGCCGCATGGCGGCATCCTGGCGCAACGCCTGACCACGCTGGCGCGGCTGTCGCGCCTGACGGGCAGCGACAAGCCGCTGATCGTGCTGACCACGGTCAACGCCATCGTGCAGCGCGTGCCGGCCCGCGAAGTCGTCGCGGCGCAGGCGCTGTCGGTGGCGCCCGGCCATGTCGTGCCGATGGACTCGATCGTGGCCTGGCTGGAGCACAATGGCTACAACCGCTCCTCGACCGTACGCGAGCCCGGCGAATATGCCGTACGCGGCGGCATCCTCGACCTGTTTCCGGCCGGCCTCGATCAGCCGGTGCGGTTTGACTTCTTCGGCGACTCCCTCGAATCGATCCGCACTTTCGACGCCGAAACCCAGCGCACGCTGCTCGGCATGCGCGCGCTCGATCTGGTTCCGGTCTCGGAATTCCAGCTCGTCACCGAAACCATCCGCCGCTTCCGCATGGGCTATGTCGCGACCTTCGGCGCGCCGCAGCGCGACGACCTGCTGTATGAAGCCGTCAGCGAGGGCCGCCGCCATCCCGGCATCGAGCACTGGCTGCCGCTGTTCCAGGAGCGGATGGACACGCTGTTCGATTATCTCGACGGCGCGCCGGTCGCGATCGAGCCGCAGGGCGAGGACGCCGCCCGCGAGCGTTTCAAGCAGATCCAGGATTATTACGAGGCGCGGCGCGAGGCGCTGGATCATCCAGGCTCCGGCGCGATCTACAAGCCGTTGCCGCCGGATCGGCTCTATCTGACGGAATCCGAGTGGACCGAACGCCTGGCTGAGGCTGCGGTGGCGCGGCTGACGCCGTTTGCGGTGCCGGACGACAGCACTGATGTGTTCGACGCCGGCGCGCGTCAGGGCCGCAATTTCACGCCCGAGCGCGCCGACACATCGGTCAACGTGTTCGAAGCCGTGGTGGCGCATGTGCAGGCGCTGCAGGCCCAGCGCAAGAAGGTGGTGATCACGCTGTGGAGCGAAGGATCGCGCGACCGCATGGACAGCATGCTGCGCGACCACAAGCTTGCCAACCTCACCAGCGTCAACGCCTGGCGCACGGTGCAGGCGACGCCGCGCAACGAGACCATGCTGGCCGTGGTCGGCATGGAAAGCGGCTTTGAGACCGACGAATTCGCCGTCATCAGCGAGCAGGACATTCTGGGCGACCGTCTGGTGCGGCCGCGCAAATCGAGCCGCAAGCTCGACAACTTCATCTCCGAAGTCACAAGTCTCGCCACCGGCGATCTCGTGGTTCACGTCGAGCACGGCATCGGGCGCTTTGTGGGCCTGCAGACCATCGAGGTTGGTGGCGCGCCGCATGACTGCCTCGAACTGCGTTACGCCGCCGAAACAAAGCTGTTCCTGCCGGTCGAGAACATCGAACTGCTGTCGCGCTACGGCTCCGACGGCGCCAATGTCGAACTGGATCGGCTCGGCGGCGGCGGCTGGCAGGCGCGCAAGGCAAAACTCAAGAACCGCATCCGCGAGATCGCCGGCGAACTGATCAAGATCGCGGCCGAACGGCAGCTGCACGAAGCGCCGAAAATGCCGGTACAGCCCCATGTCTATGACGAGTTCTGCGCGCGCTTCCCGTATGAAGAAACCGAGGACCAGCTCGGCGCCATCACGTCCACGCTGAAGGACCTCGAAAGCGGCCGGCCCATGGACCGGTTGATCTGCGGCGACGTCGGCTTCGGCAAGACCGAGGTGGCGCTGCGCGCGGCGTTTGCGGTAGCGCTCGACGGCAAGCAGGTCGCCGTGGTGGTGCCGACGACGCTCTTGGCCCGTCAGCACAGCAAGAATTTCGCCGAGCGTTTTCGCGGGTTTCCGGTCAACGTCGCGCAGGCCTCGCGCCTGATCCCGGCGAAGGAGCTGACGCAGGTCAAGAAGGGACTGACCGATGGCCAGGTCGACATCGTGGTGGGTACCCACGCGCTGCTCGGCAAGTCGATCAAGTTCAGGGATCTCGGGCTTCTGATCGTCGACGAGGAGCAGCACTTTGGCGTCAGCGCCAAGGAGCGGCTGAAGCAGTTGCGGGCGCAGGTGCACGTGTTGACGCTGAGCGCCACGCCGATTCCGCGCACGCTGCAACTGGCGCTGACCGGCGTGCGCGATCTCTCGATCATCGCCACGCCCCCGGTCGATCGCCTCGCGGTGCGCACCTTCGTGGCGCCGCACGACCCGCTGATGATCCGCGAGGCTTTGCTGCGCGAGCGCTACCGCGGCGGCCAGGCGTTCTACGTCGTGCCGCGGATCGAGGACCTCGCCAGCGTCAAGGATTTTCTCGACAAGAACGTGCCGGAGATGAAGGTCGCGGTTGCACACGGCCAGATGGCGCCGACCGTGATCGAGGACATCATGTCGGCGTTCTACGACGGCAAATACGACATCCTGCTCTCGACCACGATCATCGAGTCCGGCCTCGACATCCCGACCGCCAACACGCTGATCGTGCACCGCGCCGACATGTTCGGCCTGGCGCAGCTCTACCAGCTCCGTGGACGCGTGGGGCGCTCGAAGCTGCGCGCCTACGCCCTGTTCACGCTTCCGGCGCAGCAGAAGATCACGGCACAAGCCGAGCGGCGGCTGAAAGTGCTGCAGTCGCTGGAAACGCTCGGCGCGGGCTTCCAGCTCGCCTCGCACGACCTCGATATCCGGGGCGCCGGCAATCTGCTCGGCGAGGAGCAGTCCGGCCACATCAAGGAAGTCGGCTTCGAGCTCTATCAATCGATGCTGGAGGAGGCGATCCTCAACCTCAAGGCCGGCGTCACCGAGCCTGCCGCGGACCGCTGGTCGCCGCAGATCACCATCGGCATGCCGGTGCTGATCCCCGAGGATTACGTCAACGACCTCGCGGTGCGGCTGTCGCTGTATCGCCGGCTCGCCGATCTCGAGACCGACGAGGAGATCGACAATTTCGCCGCCGAGATGCGCGATCGTTTCGGCGTGCTGCCGGACGAAGTCCGCTATCTCTTCAAAGTCGCGGCGATCAAGGCCTATTGCCGGCGCGCCAATGTCGAGAAGGTCGATGCCGGACCGAAGGGCGCCGTCATCACCTTCCGCGACAACAAGTTCGCGCAGCCGGACCGGCTGGTGTTCTTCATCCGGCAGCACGGCCAGGCCGCAAAGGTACGGCCGGACATGAAGGTGGTGTTCCTGCAGGTGTGGAAGACCCCGGAAGAGCGGCTGATGGGGACGACCGAGATCTTGCGGCAACTCGCCAACCTCGCCGAGAGCAAGAAGGCGGCATAG
- a CDS encoding GGDEF domain-containing protein, translated as MSQQGPILVVSAARRPSFATTLDIGRLFPVVETEWADAVQAVEQVQPAAVLASSADADAAGLAQLAECAAARQPYLPLIAVNPDRPHPDNVIPFLQTQGGSPDRLVARLRAALRVRSLHATVMRRLVPSTPMALSQIDPARDTTMLLIGRGSAYPALSVALGERTGVVGALSIEAAAKHLNVRDIDGIVLGEGFSPRVIDAFLTVLTEDARFRNLPIIVTACDLAPTYDLPNLEVVSDAAAEVVATALPLVRQHTFEALLSRTLKAIDADGLIDARTGLLTPEAFERDFASAIYQTQQRGGGLSVARFAFDPEHPRAQFDGARIISRLMRQMDFGAALEDGSVVVVFAEADLKSAHSIARRLSSVMRHTSHGHRDARSEPAVTVAALMPNDSAKSLRSRLQEDAHRAAS; from the coding sequence ATGTCCCAGCAAGGTCCGATCCTCGTCGTGTCAGCCGCGAGGCGGCCGTCCTTTGCCACCACGCTTGACATCGGCCGGCTGTTCCCGGTGGTCGAGACCGAATGGGCCGATGCGGTGCAGGCGGTCGAACAGGTGCAACCGGCAGCCGTGCTGGCATCAAGCGCCGACGCCGATGCGGCCGGACTGGCGCAACTGGCCGAGTGCGCTGCGGCACGTCAGCCCTACCTGCCACTGATCGCGGTCAATCCGGATCGGCCGCATCCTGACAACGTCATTCCTTTCCTTCAGACCCAAGGTGGCAGTCCGGACCGCCTGGTAGCGCGCCTGCGCGCCGCGCTGCGCGTGCGCTCGCTGCATGCAACGGTGATGCGCCGGCTGGTGCCGTCGACACCGATGGCGTTGTCGCAGATCGATCCGGCGCGCGACACCACCATGCTGCTGATCGGCCGCGGCAGCGCCTATCCAGCGCTGTCGGTGGCGCTCGGCGAGCGCACCGGCGTGGTCGGCGCGCTGTCGATCGAGGCCGCCGCCAAGCATCTCAACGTCAGGGACATCGACGGCATCGTGCTCGGCGAGGGTTTTAGCCCGCGCGTGATCGACGCCTTCCTCACCGTGCTGACGGAGGACGCCCGCTTCCGCAACCTTCCCATCATCGTGACGGCGTGCGACCTGGCGCCGACCTACGATCTGCCGAACCTTGAGGTCGTTTCCGACGCCGCTGCCGAGGTGGTCGCGACCGCACTCCCGCTGGTCCGTCAGCATACCTTCGAAGCGCTTCTGAGCCGCACGCTGAAGGCCATCGACGCCGACGGCCTGATCGATGCGCGGACCGGCCTGCTTACCCCGGAGGCCTTCGAGCGCGACTTCGCCAGCGCGATCTACCAGACCCAGCAGCGCGGCGGCGGATTGTCGGTCGCCCGCTTCGCGTTCGATCCCGAACATCCCCGCGCGCAATTCGACGGCGCGCGGATCATCAGCCGACTAATGCGGCAAATGGATTTTGGCGCTGCCCTTGAGGACGGCTCGGTTGTCGTGGTGTTCGCCGAAGCCGATCTGAAGTCAGCGCACAGCATTGCGCGGCGGCTGTCGAGCGTGATGCGCCATACCAGTCACGGTCACCGCGACGCACGATCGGAGCCGGCCGTCACGGTCGCCGCACTGATGCCGAACGATTCAGCGAAATCGCTGCGGTCGCGGTTGCAGGAAGACGCCCATCGCGCCGCATCGTGA
- a CDS encoding AMP-binding protein translates to MTQPTASPTLDTLFKRNLARQPDALALVDPLNKQRVTGQPPKRLTFAQADRMISALSAHFIESGLPSNSVIAIQLPNTIEFALTVLAAFRAGLVVAVLPLLWRQSELTMALNRTAARGIVTSSTIDGVVYSDIAMNAAAEAFSIRHVCGFGNDLPEGMASLDNAIFRESLTTRAVIQDGRKAALISFDVTADGFRPVPRAHLGLIAGGLAISLESDVPQGATVLSAFSPMSFAGLTSSLAVWLLSGGTLVLHHPFDEEALEQQINEQSCDTLIAPAQLALRLDEMDLATRMPSLRNVIGLWRTPEQVGSSAAWASKQATLTDVYLFGEAGLFGARRIADDGTPARIKPGPHGAPRDLPGSSIAGDIVLTPRGTLGLRGPMVPVAAYAPPPPPSDSLIAAPPRDYVDTDYAARLDRVTGAVNITAPPSGVMAVGGYRFLAQDLQEWARRLGQGALLTALPDRLSGHRLAGRAIDNARAREALAELGLNPLMIEAFRDRNNAV, encoded by the coding sequence GTGACCCAGCCCACCGCTTCGCCAACGCTCGATACGCTGTTCAAACGGAACCTGGCGCGGCAGCCGGATGCGCTGGCGCTGGTCGATCCGCTCAACAAGCAGCGCGTGACCGGCCAGCCGCCGAAGCGGCTCACCTTCGCGCAGGCCGACCGCATGATCTCGGCGCTATCGGCGCATTTCATCGAATCCGGCCTGCCGTCCAATTCGGTCATTGCGATTCAACTGCCCAACACCATCGAATTCGCACTCACCGTGCTCGCCGCCTTCCGCGCCGGCCTCGTCGTTGCGGTGCTGCCGCTGCTCTGGCGGCAGTCGGAACTGACCATGGCGCTCAACCGCACCGCGGCGCGGGGGATCGTGACCTCGAGCACGATCGACGGCGTGGTCTATTCCGACATCGCCATGAACGCCGCCGCCGAGGCCTTTTCAATCCGCCATGTTTGCGGCTTCGGCAACGATTTGCCCGAAGGGATGGCCTCGCTCGACAACGCGATTTTCCGGGAATCCCTGACCACACGCGCGGTGATCCAGGACGGCCGCAAGGCGGCGCTGATTTCCTTCGACGTCACCGCAGACGGCTTCCGACCAGTCCCCCGCGCCCATCTCGGCCTGATCGCCGGAGGCCTTGCGATATCGCTCGAAAGCGACGTGCCGCAAGGCGCAACGGTGCTGTCGGCGTTCTCGCCGATGTCGTTTGCCGGCCTCACGTCGTCGCTGGCGGTCTGGCTGCTGTCGGGCGGAACGCTGGTGCTGCACCATCCGTTCGACGAGGAGGCGCTGGAGCAGCAAATCAACGAGCAGTCCTGCGACACGCTGATTGCGCCGGCGCAACTGGCGTTGCGGCTCGACGAGATGGATCTCGCCACGCGGATGCCGAGCCTGCGCAATGTCATCGGCCTGTGGCGCACACCCGAACAGGTCGGCTCCAGCGCGGCCTGGGCCTCGAAGCAGGCGACGCTGACCGACGTCTATCTGTTCGGCGAGGCCGGGCTGTTCGGCGCGCGCCGGATTGCAGACGACGGCACGCCCGCACGCATCAAGCCCGGCCCCCACGGCGCCCCGCGCGACTTGCCGGGCTCGTCGATCGCCGGCGATATCGTGCTGACGCCGCGCGGCACGCTCGGACTGCGCGGGCCGATGGTGCCGGTCGCGGCCTATGCGCCGCCTCCCCCGCCAAGCGACTCCCTGATCGCAGCGCCGCCGCGCGACTACGTCGACACGGACTACGCCGCGCGGCTCGACCGCGTGACCGGCGCGGTCAACATCACCGCGCCGCCGTCCGGTGTCATGGCCGTCGGCGGTTACCGCTTTCTGGCGCAGGACCTGCAAGAATGGGCGCGGCGGCTGGGCCAGGGCGCGCTGCTGACCGCCCTGCCCGACCGCCTCAGCGGCCACCGGCTCGCCGGCCGTGCGATCGACAATGCGAGGGCCCGCGAGGCGCTGGCAGAACTCGGTCTTAACCCCTTGATGATCGAAGCATTTCGCGATCGGAACAACGCCGTCTGA
- a CDS encoding extracellular solute-binding protein, with protein MRIFESHSCPPVTAHGRIRLRVLACFALALGVGRLTPFCDAKATESHALAMHGTPALPPDFTHMPYADPEAPKGGRLVWGLLGTFDSLNPFVVRGIAIQQIRGFVVESLMTRGNDEAFTLYGLLAKSVETDDARSYVTFRLNPKARFSDGKPVTADDVLFSWELLRDKGRPNHRQYYSKVVKGEALDPLTVRFDFGGINDRELPLILGLMPVLPRHAVDPATFEETTMTGPVGSGPYRVAAVKPGASVTLTRNPDYWGRDLPVNRGLWNFDEIRLDYYRESNGQFEAFKRSLYDFRVEYEPLRWHEGYDFPAARSGEVIRDTIRPGTPQPSEFLVFNTRRPAFSDIRVRQALTLLFDFEWINRNYFFGLYPRAAGFFAGSELSAYGRPADDRERELLKPFSERIPPEILDGSYRLPVTDGSGRDRTTLRSALKLLSDAGYELDGAVLRQRTTKTPFTFEILVTTRDQERIALAYQRDLKRAGIEASVRAVDPVQFDQRRLAYEFDMLQNRWDQSLSPGNEQSFYFGSQAADIPGTRNYMGAKEPAIDALIAVLLEARERPAFISAVRALDRVLMSGFYAIPVFNMQDQWIARWNRIERSKATALTGYLPETWWRKPEAK; from the coding sequence GTGCGCATTTTCGAATCACACTCCTGCCCGCCAGTGACCGCCCACGGGCGTATCCGCCTGCGTGTATTGGCGTGTTTCGCCCTCGCGCTGGGTGTGGGGCGGCTGACGCCGTTTTGCGATGCAAAAGCAACCGAGAGCCACGCACTGGCGATGCATGGCACCCCGGCCCTGCCGCCCGATTTCACGCATATGCCCTACGCCGATCCGGAGGCACCGAAGGGCGGTCGGCTGGTCTGGGGCCTGCTCGGAACCTTTGACAGCCTCAATCCCTTCGTCGTCCGCGGCATCGCGATCCAGCAGATCAGGGGGTTCGTGGTCGAGAGCCTGATGACGCGGGGCAACGACGAGGCTTTCACGCTTTACGGCCTGCTGGCCAAGAGCGTCGAGACCGACGATGCGCGCAGCTACGTCACCTTCCGCCTCAACCCCAAAGCGCGCTTTTCCGACGGCAAGCCGGTCACGGCCGACGACGTGCTGTTCTCCTGGGAACTGTTGCGCGACAAGGGCCGGCCCAATCACCGCCAGTACTATTCCAAGGTCGTGAAAGGCGAGGCGCTTGATCCGCTTACCGTGCGATTCGACTTCGGCGGCATCAACGACCGCGAGCTGCCGCTGATCCTCGGCCTGATGCCGGTGTTGCCGCGGCACGCGGTCGATCCCGCGACCTTCGAGGAAACGACGATGACCGGACCGGTCGGTTCCGGCCCCTATCGCGTCGCCGCCGTCAAGCCGGGAGCCAGCGTGACGCTGACCCGCAATCCCGATTACTGGGGCCGCGATCTGCCGGTCAATCGCGGCTTGTGGAACTTCGACGAGATCCGGCTCGATTATTACCGCGAGTCCAACGGCCAGTTCGAGGCGTTCAAACGCAGCCTCTACGATTTTCGCGTCGAATACGAACCGCTGCGCTGGCATGAGGGCTACGATTTTCCGGCCGCCCGCAGCGGCGAAGTGATCCGCGACACCATCAGGCCTGGGACGCCGCAGCCGTCGGAATTTTTGGTGTTCAACACCCGCCGCCCGGCGTTTTCGGACATCCGCGTGCGCCAGGCGCTGACGCTGCTATTCGATTTCGAGTGGATCAACCGCAACTACTTTTTCGGCCTCTACCCGCGCGCGGCGGGGTTCTTTGCGGGATCCGAACTGTCCGCCTATGGCCGCCCGGCCGACGACCGCGAGCGCGAACTTCTAAAACCGTTCTCGGAGCGCATCCCGCCGGAGATCCTCGACGGCAGCTACCGCCTGCCCGTCACCGACGGCTCGGGACGCGACCGGACGACGCTGCGCAGCGCCCTCAAATTGCTGTCGGACGCCGGCTACGAACTCGACGGCGCCGTGTTGCGGCAGCGAACCACAAAAACCCCCTTCACCTTCGAAATCCTGGTGACCACGCGCGATCAGGAGCGGATCGCGCTCGCCTATCAGCGCGACCTCAAGCGCGCCGGCATCGAGGCCAGCGTTCGCGCGGTCGATCCGGTGCAGTTCGACCAGCGCCGTCTCGCCTACGAATTCGACATGCTGCAGAACCGCTGGGATCAATCGCTCTCCCCCGGCAACGAGCAGTCGTTCTACTTCGGCAGCCAGGCCGCCGATATTCCAGGCACCCGGAACTACATGGGGGCCAAGGAGCCGGCTATCGACGCCCTGATCGCCGTGCTGCTCGAAGCGCGGGAGCGGCCGGCCTTCATCTCCGCGGTGCGGGCGCTGGACCGGGTTTTGATGTCGGGGTTTTACGCTATCCCCGTCTTTAACATGCAGGATCAATGGATCGCACGCTGGAATCGGATAGAACGATCCAAGGCTACCGCGCTAACCGGCTACCTCCCGGAAACCTGGTGGCGGAAGCCCGAAGCGAAGTGA
- a CDS encoding invasion associated locus B family protein has protein sequence MNFRILAGPVRPHGQLVALLAASALSATLMVSGAQAQTPAPAPAAPKAAPKAAPKQPAPPAAQQAPAAGAPAAQPQEQQVQLIYAPWTKFCLKGQEAGAKQVCFTGKDGRIESGQPVIAAVIIEPEGEPKKLLRVTLPLGMQLVHGTRIIVDSNAPLQGPYVICFQNGCMSDYEATPELIASLKKGQNLVVQAINSNGAPLTLPLPLAGEFAKAYDGPPTDPKQFEENQKKLQEELQKKAEEQRKKLESANPATK, from the coding sequence ATGAATTTCCGTATCTTGGCCGGACCAGTCCGGCCGCATGGGCAGCTTGTGGCCCTGTTGGCGGCCTCGGCACTGTCGGCGACGTTGATGGTGTCAGGTGCGCAGGCCCAGACGCCCGCGCCGGCGCCGGCCGCACCGAAGGCCGCGCCCAAGGCGGCTCCGAAACAGCCCGCGCCGCCGGCGGCCCAGCAGGCCCCTGCGGCCGGTGCCCCCGCGGCCCAGCCGCAGGAACAGCAGGTGCAGCTGATCTACGCGCCCTGGACCAAGTTCTGCCTGAAGGGCCAGGAAGCCGGCGCCAAGCAGGTCTGCTTTACCGGCAAGGACGGCCGCATCGAGTCCGGCCAGCCCGTCATCGCCGCCGTGATCATCGAGCCGGAAGGCGAGCCGAAGAAGCTTTTGCGCGTGACGCTGCCGCTCGGCATGCAGCTCGTGCACGGCACCCGCATCATCGTCGACAGCAACGCGCCGCTGCAGGGGCCGTACGTCATCTGCTTCCAGAACGGCTGCATGTCCGACTACGAAGCGACGCCCGAGCTGATCGCCAGCCTGAAGAAGGGCCAGAACCTCGTCGTTCAGGCGATCAATTCCAACGGCGCGCCGCTGACGCTGCCGCTGCCGCTCGCGGGCGAGTTCGCCAAGGCCTATGACGGCCCGCCGACCGACCCGAAGCAGTTCGAGGAAAACCAGAAGAAGCTGCAGGAAGAGCTGCAGAAGAAGGCCGAAGAGCAGCGCAAGAAGCTCGAGAGCGCCAACCCGGCGACGAAGTAG
- the hspQ gene encoding heat shock protein HspQ has product MIKARTAKFQIGQIVRHRVFSFRGVIFDIDPEFNNTEEWWLSIPEEVRPHKDQPFYHLLAENSESEYVAYVSEQNLLPDDSGEPIRHSQVAEIFIKDKSGGYRPRNPSLN; this is encoded by the coding sequence ATGATCAAAGCGCGCACCGCCAAATTCCAGATCGGGCAGATCGTCCGCCACCGGGTGTTTTCATTCCGGGGCGTGATTTTCGACATCGATCCCGAATTCAACAATACCGAGGAATGGTGGTTGTCGATCCCCGAGGAGGTACGGCCCCACAAGGATCAGCCGTTCTATCACCTGCTGGCGGAAAACTCGGAGTCCGAATACGTCGCCTATGTCTCCGAGCAGAACCTGCTGCCGGACGATTCCGGCGAGCCGATCCGCCACTCGCAGGTCGCCGAGATCTTCATCAAGGACAAGTCTGGCGGCTACCGCCCGCGCAATCCCTCGCTGAACTGA
- a CDS encoding AEC family transporter, protein MADILNLALPYFGLIFIGFACGKARGLPESGLAWMNFFLLYVSLPALLFRIMSDTPFAELNNPPFLIATTLATVSAFALAMVVGRVFGELSLRKATMAGLAGAYGNIGYMGPGLALAVLGTKAAAPTALIFCCDSIFLFTIVPLLMALTDREQKSLLHAIGIAARQIVMNPLIMSAVLGALVAAFHIPLPTVLDRTLLFLQNAAAPTALFVLGVTVALRPFDRVPWEVPGVIAIKLLIHPLIVFGLMLLFGPFAQPWAATAVLMAALPPALNVFVIARQNNTWIEPASVAVLIGTFASVVTLTSVMWFIQNGRLVFP, encoded by the coding sequence ATGGCCGATATCCTCAACCTCGCGCTTCCCTACTTTGGATTGATTTTTATCGGCTTTGCCTGCGGCAAGGCGAGGGGCCTGCCCGAGTCCGGCCTCGCCTGGATGAACTTCTTCCTGCTGTACGTTTCCCTGCCGGCGTTGCTGTTCCGCATCATGTCGGACACGCCGTTTGCCGAACTGAACAACCCGCCGTTTCTGATCGCGACCACCCTGGCGACCGTCAGCGCCTTCGCCCTCGCGATGGTGGTGGGCCGCGTCTTCGGCGAACTGTCGCTGCGCAAGGCGACCATGGCAGGCCTGGCCGGCGCGTACGGCAATATCGGCTATATGGGCCCCGGGCTGGCGCTGGCGGTGCTGGGGACGAAAGCGGCGGCGCCGACCGCGCTGATCTTCTGCTGCGACAGCATCTTCCTGTTCACCATCGTGCCGCTGCTGATGGCGCTGACCGATCGCGAGCAGAAGTCGTTGCTGCATGCGATCGGCATCGCCGCGCGGCAGATCGTGATGAACCCGCTGATCATGTCGGCGGTGCTGGGCGCGCTGGTGGCGGCCTTCCATATTCCGCTGCCGACGGTGCTCGACCGCACGCTGCTGTTCCTGCAGAACGCCGCGGCGCCGACCGCGCTGTTCGTGCTCGGCGTCACCGTGGCGCTGCGTCCGTTCGACCGCGTGCCGTGGGAAGTGCCCGGCGTGATCGCGATCAAGCTGCTGATCCATCCCTTGATCGTGTTCGGCCTGATGCTGCTGTTCGGACCGTTTGCGCAGCCCTGGGCGGCGACCGCGGTGCTGATGGCCGCGCTGCCGCCGGCGCTCAATGTGTTCGTGATCGCCCGGCAGAACAACACCTGGATCGAGCCGGCCTCCGTCGCCGTGCTGATCGGGACGTTCGCCTCCGTGGTTACGCTGACCAGCGTGATGTGGTTCATCCAGAACGGGCGGCTGGTGTTTCCGTGA